The Nicotiana tomentosiformis chromosome 2, ASM39032v3, whole genome shotgun sequence genome includes the window AGAACAGAAAACTGTCAGAATAATATTGCTTTTAGattgttacaaaatatgaataacGACCACAGATTAGAAGGCTTGAAACACATACGAAACGCTTTCCTAAAAGTgatatcactactagaaattcggcaaaaaccgaccgcGGTCgaccgaccgattttggtcggtcaaaaaaggcaaaaaaccgaccgaagtcggtcggtttttcaaaatattttattttttaattttttttttacgaaaccgatcaacagtggtcggttttctttggcgcaaaaatgcgggaaactatttttgagtcccgcgaaatttatttttcaagaaaccaaccaactttggttggtttttcatttaaaataaattaaaattaatattaaaaaaaccgaccgaaatcagtCGGTTAATttggccggtcattttaaaaaaccaatcgaattcggtcggtaattttattttttaataaaaccgaccgactcggtcggttattttcgtgcgaaaatacaattaaagagtataaataaaataaaagacagtcttacaATAAAATGCactaatggtctagtggtagaatagtatcctgccgcAGTACAGACCACGGTTCGATTGACCGCCACGAATCGATCGATTTTTGCCAATTACCGAGCAACATCAGTCGGTTTTCCCCGTTTTTTTAGTAGTGTATTTGCACCCCGTCCTGCGCGAGATTGCTATGGGATTATTGACAAATATCTTTAGTGGATACGACAAGCCTATGAATTTCTACACTAAGTAAATAGTGGAGAAATTCTGTTGGAAAGCAAGAAGTATGGAACTTGATCTTAAGAATGGGAAGTTGAAGAAGGAAAAGTATTTTGCTCTCTATGAAGTTTTATCTTTTCGTATACTTTTGAAAAAACAATACCAACTGTTTAAATAGAAGAATGAGTTGCAGACGGATACACCCTTTCGTTTAAActtttataatttaaaatattaataattatatttaaaCAATAAATTCTAACGGTGTGTGTTTATAAATTAGCCCTTTTTGGCTTCTGAGACtccttaaatggagatttggtctGAGAGAAACAAGTAGTATTTGGAAGAAGACAACATTTCTGTGTCATGTATTTCGAATATGAAGGGCTACAATGAGGAGTTCCATGCTTACATAATGTGTCAAGGACTCCAGGATGCAGTTATATATATGCTCTGATTTTACAAAGAGGTGACATCCATTCCAACAATTGAGcacaaaacttaaaaaataaGGATATTGGATAAAATCACAAAGATAAAGAGAGATTGGCAAAACTACTACCTAGGTATTGCTTCTGAAAAACTGTAAACATTTGTAAAGGCACCATACTGTCCATGGGTTGCAAAAACTGAAACTTTCTTCTCATTCTTCTCTCCAAGGAAAGAAGAATAGAAATCTGGAGGTGATTCGAACAGCATTTCACTTTTACTTCTGAAGTGATCAGTATTCTGCTTATACTTCTGTTCTTctatttcgtaactttcatcaGGTAGCTGGTCTCCTGAAAGTAGAATTGTCTTTTTATTCGACTCGAATTTATTATATATGTCTTTGTCATCATCATCAGTCGAATAACCATATTCTTGAATATCAAGCATAGCAAGATCATCATACTCTTCATCTGATTGGGTATAGTCCTCATCCACTGAGCCATCCAACTGTGAGGAAAGCTCCAAAAACTTTATTAGAAAAGAAGAGAGTCAAATTCTCCTCACCAGAGCCAGCTAAAAGTAATGAATAGTATAAATGGATAACAAAAACAATGATGATTCAGTTCACAAGTTAAAATCTATGGTTAGTTATTCACTAAGCCAGCCTGCCTGTTTAGTAATGAAACGGTATCGATGAAATACAGAATTTTTAATGAACATTCGCACATCATACCTCCCCCTCTATTTGTACGAAGCCATCATCAGTAAGATCCTCATCACTGTCTATCTCAGGTGGCTCATCTACCTCTTCATCATCATCACTACCATGTACAGATTGTTCCTCTTTGAGCTGCAATTAAAGCAGGAAAACATGAATGTAAGATACAATTCTTAAAACTAGAAGCATAATGTGCATATACGAATCTCGACCTGCCATGTTCACTAGATTCATGCTAAACTAACTGGTTAAAATGTTAAGACTACCCTAAGCAAAGTTTTAGTTATAACTAAGCTCATGCAAAAGCCACCATGATTTTGTGACATACCTCCTTCGCATGTCCTTCAGAAAACCTTGGAGAGGCGCAGCAAGAAGAAAAATACCTACTGCTATTGTCTGTCAGATCTCCCCTTGATTCATCAAAACTACCGGCGTGACTTATACCGCCACCAGTATCATTGAGCCAAGCACTAATCCCAAATTGGCCAAATTGCAGATTAATAGGTTCAGCTTTACCAATATGGAGTGGTCCATACACAGGTGTCGCTTTTCCATCAGCAAAGGAAGGGTCGAGAATAGTCTTTCCATCAATACCTAATGTGTAAACTGGCCAAGCCGTTGCTACCGATCCGTCATCATTCACAAGAGCCATCAACTGCCTAGAAGAACCTTGTCTCTGAATCAGTTGATACATCCCCTTAGAGCTAATGCAATTGGCGGCACACTGATTCCTGTATTCCTCATCAATGATGGCAGCTGTGTTGGTAATTGGATCATAAAGTTGTTCCCTTGCCTCACGCCTCCGTAAGCAGCTGAAAACCGTCGCATGAATAGCGGCCACACTTTTATCAACATTGGTGTTATTAATCTTTGGCACCAAATGTTTATCAGCTCGGTTACAGAGGTATTCTTGTATTGTCCGAATGTTGCGTATATATTTAACGTACTTGTTTTTTGCAGGATCCAGAGTCATGTACTTTGCACGTACTGCAAACCGTTCTAAATGTTTCTCTTCATTCGCAATGTAGACCATCACAGGTATAATCGAGGGATGCTTCTTCATTAGTCCCATCTGCAGGTAAAAAGCAAAGTGCAATCAACTTAGTTACTGTCTAAAGGAAAAACCGTTAAAGGATAAAAAGCCAAATACACAATTTTGAAATTAACTCTTACGACAAAGTTAAGGCTCAGATGAACGCCCTCCACGACCACTGATTCTTTCCCTTTTTCCCATGCAATGATTAATCGATCAAGGCTATCAATTACCATCTCACTCTGTGCCTTATATCCTTCAATTGCCATTTGTTTGGAACTAATCACATCAACCGCGCTTGATATAACCTCAAGAGGTGATTTTCCAACTGCCACACCATTTACACCATCTTTTTTTTGCAGTGGAGGGGTTGAAATACCAGCTAgcttatttgctttatgttgttttGCCTTTGCTTCAGAAACAGCTATTGGATCCAAATATTCCCCAGCATGGTAGGTTGAAGCCCAAAGTAGAGGGTTTTGCTTTTCATCTACAAAACTCCTCATCATATGTCGGATGGAGTCAGTAGACACTACAGTTGTTATTCCCAATCTGCTTCCCTGTAAATATAATTGTAGAAGGGAACATGAACACAAGTCAGATAGGAATATCTATTCCTCAATCTGACATGCCAAACTTAAAAGGTAATTAGACAAATGCATCAGCATGAGAAAGAGATTCAAACACAAATGTCAAACGACAAGCATTCACATACAGGCTGGTTAGATGTGGCAACAAAGCTTTGTTTTATACCAATACCTAGATCTGGGTCTAAGTAAATGTGCCTACTCCAGCAACTCTAACTGTATTTCATAATTTACAACTTACAAGTAAGAATAAGAGGGAAACTAAGTAACCACATCACTTTCAATTACAGAAGTCAAAAAACGGAAACTCCAGATGACTCCAGCAAATGGTTATATCTCAATAGAGACATTTAAGTTTCATAGTTTCGGATGGTTATGACAGACTTAGGAGGAACACAAAGctggttttttttaaaaaaaaaaaaaaaaaagagaagctaGTAAAATAATACAGGATGAGTACAAAAGAAAACCAAAGTCTATCAAAGTAGTCATACCAGCAGCGCAGATAAGGTTGATTTTCCACAGCCACTAGTCCCGCATAATAGCACGGTAACAGAATCTTTTCTTTCCCGGATCCTGAAACATGTGAAGAAAAATATAGTAATACCACAACCGTCTACagaaaatgcatgaaatttcatTAATCGAGCATGAAATGTTGATTTACCTGCAAGCTAAAGCTAAGTCAGCTCTCTGGTTGGGTCCCATATATTTGTATTCAGTTAGAGCATTGCAAACGACATCAAGAAAAGTTTCTCTTCTGACAACCACGGTAGTCCGCTTTTTGTATAACTCAAATGGCTTGCTCTTACTTCTATCATCCACTTTATCTAAGCATGCATCAATATAGTTATTGGCCTCGTTCGGATAAAGTCCTTTTGAATCATCCTGTCTTGACAGCTCTCTATCCACCGGAACCAAATTATCGCCTATCCATTCACTTCTTATCAATTTAAAGACTACTCCGCTAATCTGATCatagaaaatcaaaagaaatcagTTACATGAAAAAGCAGTAAATTTATATCAGTCGTAGAAAGTGAAATTGGAAGGTACATTGCTAATAATCTACTGCAGAAGAACAGTCAGTCAGTCAATAATTGAACCCTGGATTACAATCAACTGGCGGATTCACCAGCGCAAAAACCAGATGTTGCTAATCCTCAAAAGCAGAATACTTACATGAACGTCAGAATGGACATTTTATTGTCCTAATAAATACAACAATCGACTAGATACTTCTCAAGCATATGATCAAATAGAGCAAGAGTGGAGCCTAGGAGAAACCAATTTAACTAACAGTCTCAGATTcaggaaaataaagaagaaacctTTTCAGTCTAAAATTTAGATAGCATACTCtatccaaaaacaaaaacaaacacgAACTATGGAGCAGCATTGACGGTTAAAATAGTCAAAAATAAAAACTATGAATAGATAAAGAAGACTACTATTTCCGACCCCTTCTAACTTTGAATTAAAGTTAAGTAAACATAAAAGGATTCAGGCGGAGCCATGAGACAGTAGCGGATCAAAGAAGGAAACTCCATCTGAAAGATGTCACATTtaacaaatagagaaaaagctTAAATTCTATGCAACGACTATGTAACAAGTATTCCTAGTAAATTTCTATGATTAACATTAATTGGTAACTCGAAGGGATTAATTGGTAACTCGAAGGGGAACCTTGGCGTAACTGATAAAGTTACTGTCATGTGACCAGGATGGCGTAACTGATAAAGTTATTGCCATATGACCAGGAGGTCATGGTTTCGAACTGTGCaaaggtaaggctgcgtacaatagatccTTGTGGTCTGGCCCTTCCCGGACCccacgcatagcgggagcttagttaACATTAATTAGTAACTCGATAACAATGGCGACTGACATGTTATAATAGATAATAAACTATGTTAATTGTTAAAAAATCATTACACAGCATATAACTTAAATCCCTAAAAGAGCAAAGCAAAAAAGAGACAGCAAAGTACCTTAAACGCTTGTCGGGGTTTGCATCCCATAAGCTGCAGTGTGCTCTGAAGAACAGGACGCGTATACCTGAACGACTCTTTACCTTCCTCTCTTTTCTCCTCATCGTCTATTACTACTATATACAACAGCTTCGTCACCTCACCTGCCATTTCCTACAATAACATTAACAAAAATATAAATCGCTTATTCATAAACAGTTAAACTTGCAAACAATGGCTCTTCCAATACAGGTTACAAGTCTAAATAGaattattatatatacatatgaaAATGAATACagtaataaaaaaaaatcatcgTGTCTAAATATTGAATCTATCACTGAATGGGAAATTGATTGTCCACTCAAATAAGCATATTAGATACtcaaattcaaaaacaaaaaatctaATTAAAAAATTTA containing:
- the LOC104111167 gene encoding P-loop NTPase domain-containing protein LPA1 homolog 2-like isoform X2; its protein translation is MAGEVTKLLYIVVIDDEEKREEGKESFRYTRPVLQSTLQLMGCKPRQAFKISGVVFKLIRSEWIGDNLVPVDRELSRQDDSKGLYPNEANNYIDACLDKVDDRSKSKPFELYKKRTTVVVRRETFLDVVCNALTEYKYMGPNQRADLALACRIRERKDSVTVLLCGTSGCGKSTLSALLGSRLGITTVVSTDSIRHMMRSFVDEKQNPLLWASTYHAGEYLDPIAVSEAKAKQHKANKLAGISTPPLQKKDGVNGVAVGKSPLEVISSAVDVISSKQMAIEGYKAQSEMVIDSLDRLIIAWEKGKESVVVEGVHLSLNFVMGLMKKHPSIIPVMVYIANEEKHLERFAVRAKYMTLDPAKNKYVKYIRNIRTIQEYLCNRADKHLVPKINNTNVDKSVAAIHATVFSCLRRREAREQLYDPITNTAAIIDEEYRNQCAANCISSKGMYQLIQRQGSSRQLMALVNDDGSVATAWPVYTLGIDGKTILDPSFADGKATPVYGPLHIGKAEPINLQFGQFGISAWLNDTGGGISHAGSFDESRGDLTDNSSRYFSSCCASPRFSEGHAKELKEEQSVHGSDDDEEVDEPPEIDSDEDLTDDGFVQIEGELDGSVDEDYTQSDEEYDDLAMLDIQEYGYSTDDDDKDIYNKFESNKKTILLSGDQLPDESYEIEEQKYKQNTDHFRSKSEMLFESPPDFYSSFLGEKNEKKVSVFATHGQYGAFTNVYSFSEAIPR
- the LOC104111167 gene encoding P-loop NTPase domain-containing protein LPA1 homolog 2-like isoform X1 — protein: MAGEVTKLLYIVVIDDEEKREEGKESFRYTRPVLQSTLQLMGCKPRQAFKISGVVFKLIRSEWIGDNLVPVDRELSRQDDSKGLYPNEANNYIDACLDKVDDRSKSKPFELYKKRTTVVVRRETFLDVVCNALTEYKYMGPNQRADLALACRIRERKDSVTVLLCGTSGCGKSTLSALLGSRLGITTVVSTDSIRHMMRSFVDEKQNPLLWASTYHAGEYLDPIAVSEAKAKQHKANKLAGISTPPLQKKDGVNGVAVGKSPLEVISSAVDVISSKQMAIEGYKAQSEMVIDSLDRLIIAWEKGKESVVVEGVHLSLNFVMGLMKKHPSIIPVMVYIANEEKHLERFAVRAKYMTLDPAKNKYVKYIRNIRTIQEYLCNRADKHLVPKINNTNVDKSVAAIHATVFSCLRRREAREQLYDPITNTAAIIDEEYRNQCAANCISSKGMYQLIQRQGSSRQLMALVNDDGSVATAWPVYTLGIDGKTILDPSFADGKATPVYGPLHIGKAEPINLQFGQFGISAWLNDTGGGISHAGSFDESRGDLTDNSSRYFSSCCASPRFSEGHAKELKEEQSVHGSDDDEEVDEPPEIDSDEDLTDDGFVQIEGEFLELSSQLDGSVDEDYTQSDEEYDDLAMLDIQEYGYSTDDDDKDIYNKFESNKKTILLSGDQLPDESYEIEEQKYKQNTDHFRSKSEMLFESPPDFYSSFLGEKNEKKVSVFATHGQYGAFTNVYSFSEAIPR